One Chitinophagaceae bacterium C216 genomic window carries:
- the ftsW_2 gene encoding peptidoglycan glycosyltransferase FtsW gives MPSKKHTAFYSRSTERLLLGVVTLILSVMALSYYSNIKGALKEATDGYADGSVIHLSYPINEEKLKKALLKGGYFSDERYVNFINKQLKHKIDERGALPNLGALNKNPYLVSAIAFAQTGTEEGKLRFLNSIAHLGMDSALYYSELNNPTPYPTEVAISNEQGVSISGHVSLTGVDTVSHKGILVKLERIYPQVYFDTLSYQSPIQTVFYARTDEKGNYKFTHLDPTGNYSVIAIKPGFEFGPSQGTASIKKDRIYNFTGKHHTMRLLDRVAYKQIKEDKIFTVRTPETFKKQFFSYLALFVAAFWVLHVVLYLRKYRSDEFILPLIKFILGIGIIVLYSIQDPLRDEMHGSGMAACAAAVLLFFAVLAIFIKNNPFNRFYHSRWFDPLHYLYASLGKEYATLKAPRGYTWLFAAIGLMLLLLIFGTGPEGSGVKVNLFGLQVTELSKYLMVIFFAAYFTANEGYFKNIPDNRWLTKHNLLMFALFLFLLLIYAVLGDLGPAIVLCLTFLFFYAFAKGEFAYLIAAVCGFGIVLWIAARFFNTENINVLPWIALAACIGTFLYAYRKKKHESVFFVTLIMASFILLATLPFHFTQRLADRNSMFANIWENELVGGDQVAHGVWALNSGGFLGQGLGKGFSNVMPAYHTDMILQSIGEELGIVALIAIFIAFGLLVYRCILAARRTGKPFMFYVMAGIAIATMLQLIIITAGTLGLLPLTGISVPFLSKGNAGLMVTLIAFLGVLIMSHERGDKLEMEYVKKHFDNVNAYAVLTFFTTMLIFIGTLIWYQIKSDTYITKPALVLNKQGSWQFSYNPRIGIMLREIKPGNIYDKNGVLLATSDKEQLRKHKQKLFIAGADPTWYQQQLNRNQKRYYPFGADLLFWLGDYNKEIAREESAGYAAEFRHFTALRGFEVTYTIIKKTSYRYKENKFLEPTVKESELALYDYRALASFIKAGKNSKLVDIQNKKEKDIWLSLDVTLNHAINQIIQSQAPFKNFRTSVIALNAKTGDVLASAINPAPSYKDLKLIGAIDAEDYRNIYKQIFNDRIVVPQDLGITYTSRPGSVVKIIDAYAAINQYGLNAVNFSFFVYPSEVIRSNEPSNENVDMRKAIVKSSNVYFIKLINEKKLEASLFNMYDLLGMNIHNRGGFNFKRPADYDSEKYFKEWNAFTSIGKNIYNTQNKHLINTRKRLHSHYSDLAWGQGELMATPLHIAKMTAAIANKDSLQPARFLYKAWNQPMTKDPAISITKHKGAYTYISSFMKEQSAATASLTGLDVRGKTGSPERDKIINQNGKTVRKRVTDAWYTFYVPSPKLGAPIAFAIRIEEIGNSEHAKELAVHILKRLKNAGYL, from the coding sequence ATGCCTAGCAAAAAGCATACAGCGTTTTATTCAAGAAGCACCGAGCGCTTATTACTGGGAGTCGTTACCCTGATTCTCTCGGTAATGGCACTTTCCTATTATTCCAACATCAAAGGTGCATTGAAAGAAGCTACTGATGGATATGCAGATGGTTCTGTAATTCATTTATCTTACCCGATAAATGAAGAGAAGCTTAAAAAAGCATTACTCAAGGGAGGATATTTTTCGGATGAACGTTATGTGAATTTTATCAACAAACAATTAAAACATAAAATAGACGAGCGAGGAGCTCTCCCCAACTTGGGTGCATTAAATAAAAATCCTTATCTGGTATCGGCGATAGCTTTTGCTCAAACCGGAACCGAGGAAGGAAAATTACGGTTCCTTAATTCCATCGCTCATCTGGGAATGGATTCGGCTTTGTATTATAGCGAACTAAACAACCCTACACCATACCCTACAGAAGTAGCCATTAGCAATGAACAGGGAGTAAGTATTTCCGGCCATGTGTCACTTACTGGTGTTGATACAGTAAGCCATAAAGGTATTTTAGTAAAGCTGGAGCGTATTTATCCTCAAGTATATTTCGACACGTTGTCCTATCAGTCCCCCATACAAACAGTGTTTTATGCCCGTACGGATGAAAAAGGGAATTATAAATTTACGCATTTAGATCCCACCGGCAACTATAGTGTAATAGCCATAAAACCCGGATTTGAGTTTGGACCATCACAAGGAACCGCATCCATTAAAAAAGACCGTATTTATAATTTCACTGGCAAGCATCATACAATGCGGCTACTGGATCGTGTAGCATACAAGCAGATTAAGGAAGACAAAATCTTTACTGTACGTACCCCTGAGACATTTAAAAAACAATTCTTCAGCTATTTGGCTTTATTCGTAGCAGCTTTTTGGGTGTTGCATGTAGTACTATACTTGCGTAAATATCGTAGCGATGAGTTTATATTACCTTTAATAAAATTTATATTAGGAATTGGCATTATTGTACTGTACAGCATTCAGGATCCATTAAGAGACGAGATGCACGGCTCTGGAATGGCTGCCTGTGCAGCAGCGGTGCTGTTGTTTTTTGCGGTGCTAGCTATTTTTATAAAAAACAACCCCTTCAATCGTTTTTATCATTCCCGCTGGTTCGACCCCTTGCATTATCTATATGCTTCGTTAGGCAAAGAATATGCGACTTTAAAAGCTCCGCGTGGGTATACTTGGCTATTTGCTGCCATCGGACTCATGCTGCTCTTACTTATATTCGGAACCGGACCTGAAGGAAGTGGTGTAAAAGTAAACTTGTTTGGACTTCAGGTGACTGAGCTTTCGAAGTATTTAATGGTGATCTTTTTTGCGGCTTACTTTACAGCGAACGAAGGCTATTTCAAAAACATCCCCGACAATCGATGGCTGACAAAGCATAACCTGCTCATGTTTGCCTTGTTCCTTTTCCTGCTCCTTATTTATGCGGTATTAGGAGATCTGGGACCGGCCATTGTACTTTGTCTTACCTTTTTATTTTTTTACGCTTTTGCCAAAGGAGAATTTGCGTACCTCATCGCTGCAGTTTGTGGCTTCGGAATAGTATTATGGATAGCGGCAAGATTCTTTAATACAGAAAACATTAATGTATTGCCTTGGATTGCACTGGCAGCATGCATCGGAACCTTTTTATATGCCTATCGTAAGAAAAAGCATGAGTCTGTTTTCTTTGTTACATTAATCATGGCTTCGTTTATACTACTGGCCACACTACCATTTCATTTTACACAGCGGCTGGCAGACCGTAATAGCATGTTTGCTAATATTTGGGAAAATGAACTGGTAGGGGGCGATCAGGTAGCACACGGTGTTTGGGCGTTAAACTCTGGTGGATTTTTAGGGCAGGGATTGGGTAAAGGTTTTTCCAATGTAATGCCTGCCTATCATACCGACATGATTCTGCAGAGCATAGGCGAGGAGTTGGGTATTGTAGCGCTTATAGCTATTTTTATTGCGTTCGGATTATTGGTATACCGTTGTATCCTTGCTGCACGTCGAACAGGTAAACCCTTTATGTTTTATGTAATGGCTGGAATAGCCATTGCAACTATGTTACAATTGATCATCATCACAGCAGGCACGTTGGGGCTACTACCACTTACGGGAATATCTGTACCTTTCCTAAGTAAAGGCAATGCGGGGCTGATGGTTACTCTAATTGCTTTTTTGGGTGTGCTCATCATGTCGCACGAAAGAGGGGATAAGCTGGAAATGGAGTACGTTAAGAAGCATTTTGATAATGTAAATGCTTACGCCGTGCTCACCTTCTTCACTACCATGCTGATTTTCATCGGAACACTAATTTGGTATCAAATCAAGTCCGATACCTATATCACCAAACCCGCGCTGGTGCTTAACAAGCAGGGTAGTTGGCAGTTTAGCTACAATCCCCGCATCGGCATTATGTTACGCGAAATTAAGCCCGGTAATATTTATGATAAAAACGGTGTACTGTTAGCAACATCCGACAAAGAACAGCTTCGAAAGCATAAGCAAAAATTATTCATCGCAGGAGCTGATCCTACATGGTATCAGCAACAATTGAACCGTAATCAAAAAAGGTATTATCCTTTCGGTGCAGACTTACTATTTTGGTTGGGCGATTATAACAAAGAAATTGCACGTGAGGAAAGCGCGGGTTATGCAGCTGAGTTTCGTCATTTTACAGCTTTACGCGGATTTGAGGTAACCTATACTATAATAAAGAAAACATCGTATCGCTATAAGGAGAACAAGTTCTTGGAACCTACAGTGAAGGAAAGTGAGCTGGCATTGTATGATTATCGTGCGCTAGCCTCATTTATCAAAGCTGGTAAAAACAGCAAATTGGTAGATATCCAAAATAAAAAAGAAAAAGACATATGGTTATCATTAGACGTAACCCTTAATCACGCGATTAATCAAATTATTCAAAGTCAGGCCCCTTTCAAAAATTTCAGAACATCTGTTATAGCATTGAACGCAAAAACAGGCGACGTACTGGCTTCGGCCATAAATCCAGCGCCTTCTTACAAGGATTTGAAGTTAATCGGGGCCATTGATGCAGAAGATTATAGAAATATTTATAAACAGATTTTTAATGACCGTATAGTTGTTCCACAGGACTTAGGAATTACGTATACATCCCGTCCCGGCTCCGTGGTGAAAATTATTGACGCCTATGCAGCCATCAATCAATATGGATTAAATGCTGTAAACTTCAGCTTTTTTGTGTATCCTTCTGAAGTCATCCGCTCCAATGAGCCTTCTAATGAAAACGTAGACATGCGTAAGGCCATCGTGAAGTCGAGCAATGTTTATTTTATTAAATTAATTAATGAAAAAAAACTGGAAGCCTCTTTGTTTAATATGTATGATTTGCTGGGTATGAATATTCATAATCGGGGAGGATTTAATTTCAAACGTCCCGCAGATTATGACAGCGAAAAATATTTTAAAGAATGGAATGCTTTTACAAGCATTGGTAAGAATATTTATAATACCCAAAACAAGCATCTAATCAATACCCGAAAAAGGCTGCACTCTCATTACTCAGACCTAGCATGGGGGCAAGGAGAGTTGATGGCTACCCCATTGCATATCGCAAAGATGACTGCAGCCATAGCAAATAAAGATTCGTTACAACCTGCGCGTTTTCTTTATAAGGCCTGGAATCAACCCATGACTAAAGACCCCGCTATTAGTATTACAAAGCATAAAGGGGCTTATACTTATATTTCATCCTTTATGAAAGAGCAATCAGCGGCAACAGCTAGTCTAACGGGTTTGGATGTTAGGGGTAAGACAGGTAGTCCGGAGCGAGATAAAATTATTAATCAAAATGGCAAAACCGTGCGAAAGCGGGTAACCGATGCATGGTACACCTTCTATGTACCGTCTCCGAAGCTAGGAGCACCTATTGCTTTTGCAATACGAATTGAAGAAATAGGTAATTCGGAACACGCCAAAGAGCTGGCCGTGCATATTTTGAAAAGATTAAAAAATGCAGGATACCTTTAA
- the pknD_2 gene encoding Serine/threonine-protein kinase PknD, with protein MRELVSSYDILKVLGHGGFSAVFKARRKTDQKIVALKQLDITIENESQKEYKDFKEEVDILKKLDHPNIVKVYGEYILDHKPSLEMEYIEGETLETLLKQEKYFSIDETLSIIEQIADALNYCHHYYLRGDAKHTDSVILKRNVVIHNDINPKNILRTTNADGSYRYVLIDFGLSFTDPDAVRHSKKEEGMAEYKAPEKWTGAIVDTPSDIYSFGIVIYELLTGSVPFPVKDYKQYRDMLLLEEKHKTAAIPDICEQRMHAIREKEGMDADTTVECDIPEWLELLVQKCLEKNPQNRFKTGRELSKFYYDALEGNIEIPKTPKSIEPVIDIDPDAPSPTPLSQAYLEVVPNFLTGAQHYFIEKELTTIGRWHDSAVTPLADFAIKTADKFISKNHCQIIRERNNASGTDIYYLTDTVPSKNGTFYNTDKNTSRLEPHNRVVLKEGDFFWIGNTQIIFHTGRE; from the coding sequence ATGCGTGAACTGGTTTCTTCATACGATATACTTAAGGTATTGGGCCATGGCGGTTTTTCAGCCGTATTTAAAGCCCGTAGAAAGACCGATCAAAAGATTGTGGCATTAAAACAATTGGATATTACCATAGAAAACGAATCTCAGAAAGAGTATAAAGATTTTAAGGAGGAAGTGGATATCCTGAAAAAGTTGGATCATCCCAACATTGTGAAGGTATATGGTGAGTACATCCTCGATCATAAGCCTTCACTGGAGATGGAATATATCGAAGGGGAAACACTTGAAACACTTTTAAAACAAGAAAAATATTTCTCTATCGATGAAACGCTGAGCATTATTGAGCAGATTGCCGATGCATTAAACTATTGCCATCATTATTATCTGCGGGGTGATGCAAAGCATACGGACTCTGTTATTCTCAAGCGAAATGTTGTTATCCATAACGACATCAATCCTAAAAATATTCTTCGCACCACTAACGCTGATGGAAGCTATCGCTATGTACTCATCGATTTTGGGCTTTCATTTACCGACCCGGACGCTGTACGACATAGTAAAAAAGAGGAAGGGATGGCCGAATATAAGGCTCCTGAAAAATGGACAGGAGCTATCGTAGATACACCTTCCGATATCTACAGCTTTGGAATTGTTATTTATGAATTGCTGACAGGATCTGTTCCTTTTCCGGTAAAGGATTACAAGCAATATCGGGATATGCTATTACTGGAGGAAAAGCATAAAACAGCCGCCATCCCCGATATCTGTGAACAACGCATGCACGCGATTCGCGAAAAAGAAGGAATGGATGCTGATACAACCGTAGAGTGTGATATTCCCGAATGGCTCGAGTTATTGGTACAAAAATGTTTGGAAAAAAATCCACAAAACCGCTTTAAAACGGGACGCGAGTTAAGTAAGTTTTATTACGATGCTTTGGAAGGCAATATAGAGATTCCAAAGACACCTAAATCGATTGAACCGGTTATTGATATAGACCCCGACGCGCCGAGTCCTACGCCACTATCTCAGGCTTATCTGGAAGTAGTGCCCAATTTTCTCACAGGCGCACAACATTATTTTATTGAAAAAGAGTTAACCACTATCGGTCGCTGGCACGATAGTGCTGTCACACCCCTTGCTGATTTCGCCATTAAAACAGCTGATAAGTTTATTTCAAAAAATCATTGTCAAATTATACGCGAGCGCAATAATGCATCGGGAACTGATATTTACTATCTAACAGATACAGTGCCCAGCAAGAACGGAACATTTTATAATACCGATAAAAATACCAGTAGACTGGAACCTCATAACCGGGTAGTACTAAAGGAAGGTGATTTTTTCTGGATTGGCAATACGCAAATAATTTTTCACACAGGAAGAGAATAG
- the panD gene encoding Aspartate 1-decarboxylase yields the protein MQIEVLKSKIHRVTLTEANLDYMGSITIDEDLMDAAGIIENEKVQVVNINNGERLETYVIKGKRGSGAICLNGPAARKGMVGDIVVIISYAMMDFEEAKKHKPTVIFPKPGNRL from the coding sequence ATGCAAATAGAAGTTTTAAAATCCAAGATTCATCGCGTTACCCTTACTGAAGCTAACTTGGATTATATGGGGAGTATCACCATCGACGAGGATTTGATGGATGCTGCTGGTATTATTGAAAATGAGAAAGTACAAGTGGTTAATATCAATAATGGTGAGCGCCTCGAAACCTATGTGATTAAAGGGAAACGTGGCAGCGGCGCTATTTGCCTAAATGGACCTGCTGCCCGAAAAGGTATGGTCGGCGATATTGTGGTAATCATTTCCTATGCGATGATGGATTTCGAAGAAGCCAAAAAGCATAAGCCCACAGTCATTTTTCCCAAGCCCGGTAACCGATTATAA
- the fmt gene encoding Methionyl-tRNA formyltransferase yields the protein MSSSNLTKLRIVFMGTPEFAVASLDALVKEGCNIVAVVTAPDKPAGRGMELQQSAVKKYALQNNLTVLQPEKLKAPEFLDTLKSLQADLQICVAFRMLPEVVWNMPPMGTINLHGSLLPQYRGAAPINWAIINGEKETGVTTFKLKHEIDTGNILLQERFPISEEDTAGTVHDRMMHIGAALLVKTVKGLADGILEEKPQEVPQGTLLHHAPKIFTETCVIDARKTVTKVYNLVRGLSPYPGAFTLLDNKKLKVYKCAKQVAPHDKEPGTFHTDGKNYLHLICADGFLELLEIQLEGKKRMKVEDFLRGYRFNK from the coding sequence ATGAGCAGTAGTAATTTAACAAAGCTTAGAATTGTATTTATGGGTACGCCGGAGTTTGCTGTAGCAAGCCTGGATGCCTTGGTTAAAGAGGGATGCAATATTGTAGCGGTTGTTACCGCACCGGATAAGCCTGCCGGCAGAGGCATGGAATTGCAGCAAAGTGCCGTAAAAAAATATGCGTTACAAAATAATTTAACAGTTTTACAGCCTGAAAAACTGAAAGCTCCTGAGTTTTTAGATACATTAAAGAGCCTGCAGGCTGATTTACAGATTTGTGTGGCCTTCAGAATGCTTCCCGAAGTAGTATGGAATATGCCCCCTATGGGTACCATTAACCTTCATGGTTCTTTACTACCGCAATATCGGGGAGCCGCTCCTATAAACTGGGCTATTATCAACGGAGAAAAAGAAACCGGTGTTACTACTTTTAAATTAAAGCATGAAATTGATACCGGAAATATTCTATTGCAGGAGCGTTTCCCTATTAGCGAAGAAGATACCGCCGGTACCGTTCATGACAGAATGATGCATATAGGTGCAGCATTGTTGGTGAAAACCGTGAAAGGGCTGGCAGATGGCATTTTGGAAGAAAAACCTCAGGAAGTCCCTCAAGGAACTCTATTGCACCATGCTCCTAAAATTTTTACCGAAACCTGCGTGATTGATGCTCGAAAAACCGTAACAAAAGTATATAATCTTGTGCGAGGATTATCACCTTATCCCGGAGCATTTACCCTATTGGATAATAAAAAATTAAAAGTGTATAAATGTGCCAAGCAAGTCGCACCACATGATAAGGAGCCCGGCACTTTTCATACCGATGGCAAAAATTATCTACACTTGATATGTGCCGATGGATTCCTAGAATTGTTGGAAATACAGCTAGAAGGTAAGAAAAGAATGAAGGTAGAAGATTTTCTGAGAGGATATCGTTTTAATAAATAA
- the slyD gene encoding FKBP-type peptidyl-prolyl cis-trans isomerase SlyD — MQQVKKGDRVRVHYHGKLATGETFDSSHGRDPLEFEVGSGMVIKGFDDGVTGMTVGEKKTINIPVEDAYGHRNDQMIIDMPIDRFPEDMQLEVGMPLIMSDSTGQQFQVVVTEIKEESVTIDANHPLAGKDLIFDIELVEIVGGNPLIITP; from the coding sequence ATGCAACAAGTTAAAAAAGGTGATAGAGTTCGCGTTCACTATCACGGAAAATTAGCAACAGGAGAAACATTTGACAGTTCACATGGCCGCGACCCACTGGAATTTGAAGTAGGTAGTGGAATGGTGATTAAAGGTTTTGATGATGGTGTTACCGGAATGACCGTAGGAGAGAAGAAAACTATAAATATACCCGTAGAAGATGCATATGGCCACAGAAATGATCAAATGATCATTGACATGCCTATAGACCGTTTCCCAGAAGACATGCAATTAGAAGTAGGCATGCCCTTAATCATGAGCGATTCTACCGGACAGCAATTTCAAGTTGTAGTGACCGAAATTAAAGAAGAATCAGTAACTATCGATGCCAATCATCCGCTCGCAGGAAAGGATTTGATATTTGATATTGAATTGGTAGAGATCGTCGGTGGCAATCCGTTGATTATTACTCCTTAA
- the pepT gene encoding Peptidase T yields MISDYVFTVADRFLKYVTIDTQSDPNSDTFPSTEKQKDLGRLLVEELQQMGVADAHLDAYGYVYATIPANTEKKVPVLCFCSHMDTSSDCSGTGVKPIVHRHYDGSDIVLPDDPTQVISVKQHPYLKEKIGEDIITASGTTLLGADDKAGVAIIMDLAHFLMTHPDVKHGAIKILFTPDEEIGRGVDKVDMKKLGADFGYTLDGGTRGSYTDETFSANAVIVTFHGISAHPGLAKGKMVNSMKVAGTFLDLLPKDSFSPETTEDREGFVHPVQIEGTVEKTTVQFIIRDFETEQLKMHEKRLEEFAKQAVGRYEGASYTFESREQYRNMKDILKNYPQVTEYVKEAMKRSDVTFHQESARGGTDGSRLSYMGLPCPDIFTGEMAFHSKQEYVSIQDMQKSVEVLVNLVQIWEENS; encoded by the coding sequence ATGATTAGTGATTATGTATTTACCGTAGCCGATCGCTTTTTGAAGTATGTAACTATTGATACCCAAAGCGACCCTAATTCGGATACCTTTCCGTCTACAGAAAAACAAAAAGATTTGGGTCGTCTGCTTGTGGAAGAATTGCAGCAGATGGGAGTCGCCGACGCACATTTGGATGCATACGGATATGTGTATGCCACCATCCCTGCAAATACAGAGAAGAAAGTACCGGTACTTTGTTTCTGCAGTCATATGGACACATCATCAGACTGCTCGGGTACAGGCGTAAAACCTATTGTACATCGGCATTATGATGGCAGCGATATTGTATTGCCCGATGATCCCACCCAGGTTATCTCTGTCAAACAACATCCCTACCTAAAAGAAAAAATTGGAGAAGATATTATTACAGCATCGGGAACTACTTTATTAGGTGCTGATGACAAAGCCGGCGTGGCTATTATAATGGATTTAGCTCACTTTCTTATGACACATCCTGATGTGAAACATGGTGCCATTAAAATCTTGTTTACTCCAGATGAAGAAATCGGAAGGGGCGTGGATAAAGTAGATATGAAAAAACTCGGTGCCGATTTCGGCTACACACTAGACGGCGGCACCCGCGGTAGTTATACCGATGAAACGTTTAGCGCTAATGCTGTGATCGTTACTTTTCACGGAATAAGTGCCCACCCAGGATTAGCTAAAGGTAAAATGGTCAATTCTATGAAGGTGGCCGGAACTTTTCTGGATCTGCTGCCCAAAGACAGCTTTAGTCCGGAAACTACGGAAGACCGTGAAGGATTTGTGCATCCCGTACAAATTGAAGGAACCGTAGAAAAAACGACCGTGCAATTTATTATCCGTGATTTTGAAACAGAGCAGCTCAAAATGCATGAAAAGCGTTTGGAAGAATTTGCTAAACAAGCTGTAGGCAGATACGAAGGCGCATCATACACTTTCGAAAGTAGAGAGCAATATCGTAATATGAAGGACATTCTAAAAAACTATCCACAGGTTACGGAATATGTAAAAGAGGCCATGAAGCGAAGCGATGTCACCTTTCACCAAGAAAGTGCACGCGGAGGCACGGATGGCTCTCGTCTTTCCTATATGGGATTACCTTGTCCCGATATTTTCACTGGTGAGATGGCATTTCATAGTAAGCAAGAGTATGTGAGCATTCAAGACATGCAGAAATCCGTAGAAGTGCTGGTAAATCTGGTACAGATATGGGAAGAGAATAGTTAA
- the qmcA gene encoding Protein QmcA: MDLLNYWWLVVLLIIIFSGLYTVNQGYIAVITMFGRYQRIARPGLRFKIPFIEQVFKKVSIQNRSVELEFQAVTQDQANVYFKTMLLFAVQDEMEETIKRVAFKFISDRDLMQALIKTIEGNVRAFVATKKQAEVLGLRREIVQYVKDEIDHTLGDWGFHLQDLQINDITFDKMILDSMSKVVASNNLKAAAENEGQALLITKTKAAEAEGNAIKISAEAEREAARLRGQGIALFREEVAKGMSSAAEELRQANLDTNFILFSMWIEAIKNFAEYGNGNVIFLDGSTDGMEKTLKQFQGMMMRGAGGDSDAKAPKHS; encoded by the coding sequence ATGGATCTTCTTAATTATTGGTGGCTCGTTGTATTGCTCATTATTATATTTAGTGGTTTATACACCGTAAATCAGGGATATATTGCAGTAATTACCATGTTCGGGCGTTACCAACGTATTGCCCGTCCGGGACTCCGTTTTAAAATCCCGTTTATTGAGCAGGTATTTAAAAAAGTTTCGATACAAAACCGATCAGTAGAGCTGGAGTTTCAGGCGGTAACACAAGACCAAGCTAACGTGTATTTTAAAACCATGCTGCTCTTTGCGGTACAGGATGAGATGGAGGAAACTATTAAACGCGTGGCTTTTAAATTTATTAGCGACAGAGACTTGATGCAGGCTCTTATCAAAACCATCGAAGGTAATGTACGTGCCTTTGTAGCTACTAAAAAACAGGCAGAAGTACTTGGCTTACGTCGCGAAATAGTGCAATATGTAAAAGATGAAATTGACCACACATTGGGTGACTGGGGCTTTCATTTGCAAGATCTGCAGATCAACGATATTACATTTGATAAAATGATCCTCGACTCGATGAGTAAAGTAGTGGCTAGTAATAACCTCAAGGCTGCTGCAGAAAATGAAGGCCAGGCATTATTAATCACTAAAACAAAAGCTGCAGAAGCCGAAGGTAACGCCATTAAAATTAGTGCAGAGGCCGAACGTGAAGCAGCACGATTGCGTGGCCAGGGTATTGCTTTATTTAGAGAAGAAGTGGCAAAAGGTATGTCCTCTGCTGCTGAAGAATTGAGACAGGCTAATCTGGATACCAATTTTATTCTTTTCAGTATGTGGATTGAGGCCATTAAAAACTTTGCAGAGTATGGTAATGGCAATGTGATTTTCCTTGATGGTAGTACTGACGGCATGGAAAAAACCCTGAAACAATTTCAAGGAATGATGATGCGCGGGGCAGGAGGGGACAGCGATGCCAAAGCGCCTAAACATTCATAA
- the puuB_1 gene encoding Gamma-glutamylputrescine oxidoreductase has product MDLKSYEPFWLIKNGLPASYPSLKHNATCDVLVVGGGITGSLIAHQCIQDGYDTILIDKREIANGSSSATTSMLQYEIDTPLYKLIDMIGEKGAVASYEACYRAIDQLYDITHRIKSQAGFRKKDSLYFASYKKDVSWLQKELEARRKAGFDVQWLDANSILKEFDLHHTHGGILSAQGASVDAFMLVHELLQYNVKKGLTVYDKTQLQSVNYGKRTHEARLHTGAIIKCKRIIYCVGYESAHMIREKFVNLISTFAIVSEVVPDETRDYKDILIWNTSKPYAYIRTTDDRRFLIGGEDEQFRNPDKRDALINAKEKKLLRTFEKLFPNIPFDVDFAWAGTFGETKDGLPYIGTHKNFKDSYFVLGFGGNGITFSLTGMEMVSAWLKGKKHELTPYFAFGR; this is encoded by the coding sequence ATGGACTTAAAATCATATGAGCCGTTCTGGCTTATCAAAAACGGACTACCTGCTTCATACCCTTCATTAAAGCATAACGCAACATGCGACGTGCTAGTCGTGGGCGGAGGTATTACGGGTAGCCTTATAGCACATCAGTGTATACAGGATGGTTACGATACTATCCTGATTGATAAAAGAGAAATTGCGAATGGAAGTTCTTCGGCTACTACTTCTATGCTGCAATACGAAATTGATACCCCTTTGTATAAACTTATCGATATGATAGGGGAGAAAGGCGCTGTAGCCAGTTATGAAGCCTGTTACCGCGCCATCGATCAGCTGTATGATATTACACACCGAATTAAATCTCAGGCAGGGTTCCGCAAAAAAGATTCTCTATACTTTGCATCCTATAAAAAAGATGTATCATGGCTGCAAAAAGAATTAGAAGCTCGCAGGAAAGCCGGTTTTGATGTGCAATGGCTGGATGCGAATAGTATCTTAAAAGAGTTTGACTTACACCATACACACGGTGGTATTCTTTCTGCACAAGGCGCCAGTGTGGATGCCTTTATGCTGGTACACGAACTGCTCCAATATAATGTCAAAAAAGGCTTAACGGTGTATGATAAAACTCAATTGCAATCTGTTAATTATGGTAAACGCACGCATGAAGCAAGGTTGCATACCGGCGCTATTATAAAATGTAAGCGTATAATCTACTGCGTGGGGTATGAGAGTGCTCATATGATTCGAGAAAAGTTTGTCAACCTTATCAGCACTTTTGCTATTGTATCGGAAGTGGTCCCTGATGAAACGAGAGATTATAAAGACATCCTTATCTGGAATACCTCTAAGCCCTATGCTTACATCCGTACCACAGATGACAGACGGTTTTTAATAGGGGGAGAAGATGAACAATTTAGAAATCCTGATAAAAGAGATGCACTTATTAATGCTAAAGAGAAAAAGCTATTACGCACTTTTGAGAAACTTTTTCCCAACATTCCGTTTGACGTAGATTTTGCCTGGGCGGGAACCTTTGGCGAGACTAAAGATGGATTACCCTATATCGGCACACATAAGAATTTTAAAGACTCTTATTTCGTATTAGGATTTGGCGGTAACGGTATTACATTTTCCTTAACCGGTATGGAAATGGTATCCGCATGGTTAAAAGGGAAAAAACATGAGCTAACGCCTTACTTCGCATTTGGTCGCTAA